A single region of the Brassica rapa cultivar Chiifu-401-42 chromosome A03, CAAS_Brap_v3.01, whole genome shotgun sequence genome encodes:
- the LOC103858376 gene encoding uncharacterized protein LOC103858376 isoform X1, giving the protein MEKRHLSSKFSSSMAQNQLIDSLTSHIALYHSNSSSSSSSIANNPRSAILRWFSSLSVHQRLSHLTFVDPKFVKILLQMLGYIRTKGHGSFIILPDLPSLDLPSLCFKKSRGLISRVALSNASERSLFDSTRLFGSKQGEDCSCSLDSVVMAEELLANVDHFVETMDALSSGSFLRGEETDLGSSDWVELEWLKAKGYYTMEAFIANRLEVSLRLAWLNTSNGKKRGMKLREKLNAAAAAANAYWRTKACVDWWQNLEAATHKKIWTCLLAKSAKSVIYEILREANQASEGEMWLFSFGARECPSDMLLESRRPNAIASNLSALYVLQEFASLLVLCQNGLLSVQSVFFSSLASLPTLVDCILRKLRGFLMVISVDSVKRELLEENTPKCSKSSSSKQSSGSTSRKHKGKPGNMKKPTPEAKSDRNINLSAKKDQAKLESHKNKDAVECKKAPTSSTMINCSKASAANMYQEAVPGLVADKGRAKKKRRDKNKNKNKKCTSLENTRVVNESVLNSSAIEKAPECESNRTSANQLPQEHIDAKSIGVICDRNGSREGASGNDAVKCENSGEEELNGKAGTCVISSVLTSTDSAGTSSCDNVNSQKSCCPGERKDILSSSNGRSRTTLEEGESQRIHHQRREAAGYGIASSSSEFVSYEWPAIAPMYFPHLNSHLPTATDRLHLDVGHNLHAYVRQPFVSTVHHARNPSIEGTHKQVLPRPMPMSLDWPPMVHSNCGLTTAFTCNYDSGILVDIPEQKNKPELGNECENNWMLEEDFEMHTVSGVDYNQYFGGGVMYWNPSEHLGTGFSRPPSLSSDDSSWAWHEAEMKRSVDDMVAFSSSYSANGLASPTSASFCSPFDPLGPANQPLGYVVPGNEISTKVLQAPPTTSEAAAGEEEVSGTLTSLSGDVEGNSGDSFPYPILRPIIIPNMSKSEYKRSYDTISPNVPPTRREHPRIKRPPSPVVLCVPRAPRPPPPSPVSNSRARRGFPTVRSGSSSPRHWGMRGWFHDGVNWEEPCGAEVVLPWRNKSLAVRPIIQPLPGALLQDHLIAMSQLGRDQEHPDVAFPLQPPELLNCPTQGESQSLIHGRLNDEIDSFCKQVAAENMSRKPYINWAIKRVTRSLQVLWPRSRTNIFGSSATGLALPSSDVDLVVCLPPVRNLEPIKEAGILEGRNGIKETCLQHAARYLANQEWVKTDSLKAVENTAIPIIMLVVEVPCDLVCSIQSPKDGPDCITVDQDSNSNTDMVGFEDSAAANSLPTKAGNMANAKCVRLDISFKTPSHTGLQTTQLVKDLTEQFPAATPLALVLKQFLADRTLDQSYSGGLSSYCLVLLITRFLQHEHHLGRSINQNIGRLLMDFLYFFGNVFDPRQMRVSVQGSGIYRNRERGHSIDPIHIDDPLFPTNNVGRNCFRIHQCIKAFSEAYSVLENELTCITSSSDSCEKQLYKLLPKIIPSIISA; this is encoded by the exons ATGGAAAAACGCCATCTCTCTTCCAAATTCTCCTCTTCCATGGCCCAGAATCAACTTATCGATTCCCTCACATCTCACATCGCCCTCTACCACTCCaattcttcttcctcctcctcctcaatAGCTAATAATCCTAGGTCAGCGATCCTCCGATGGTTCTCTTCTCTGAGCGTCCACCAGCGCCTCTCTCACCTCACCTTCGTGGATCCCAAGTTCGTCAAAATTCTGCTCCAGATGCTCGGCTATATCCGCACCAAGGGCCACGGCTCCTTCATCATCCTCCCAGACCTCCCTTCCCTCGACCTTCCCAGTCTCTGCTTCAAGAAGTCTCGTGGATTGATCTCCCGCGTTGCCCTCTCCAACGCCTCCGAGCGTTCCCTCTTCGACTCCACTCGTCTCTTCGGTTCGAAACAAGGGGAGGATTGCTCTTGCTCCCTCGACTCCGTCGTCATGGCCGAGGAGCTTCTTGCGAACGTGGATCACTTCGTGGAGACTATGGACGCTTTATCCAGTGGCTCATTTTTGAGAGGGGAAGAGACTGATCTCGGCTCCTCCGATTGGGTTGAGCTGGAGTGGCTCAAAGCCAAGGGATATTATACCATGGAAGCCTTCATCGCTAATAGGTTAGAGGTAAGCTTGAGATTAGCTTGGTTGAACACCTCCAATGGGAAGAAAAGAGGAATGAAACTCAGAGAGAAATTGAACGCTGCTGCTGCGGCTGCTAATGCTTACTGGAGGACTAAAGCATGTGTTGACTGGTGGCAGAATCTGGAGGCCGCCACACACAAGAAAATCTGGACCTGCTTGCTCGCCAAGTCGGCAAAGTCTGTG ATATATGAGATTCTTAGAGAAGCAAATCAAGCATCCGAGGGAGAAATGTGGCTCTTCAGTTTTGGTGCAAGGGAATGCCCTTCTGACATGCTTTTGGAATCAAGGAGACCTAATGCCATTGCCAGTAATCTAAGTGCCTTATACGTGCTTCAAGAATTTGCTTCATTACTCGTCTTATGTCAAAATGGCTTACTTTCAGTACAAAGTGTATTCTTCAGCTCATTGGCTTCTCTCCCAACCTTGGTTGATTGTATATTAAGAAAACTGCGGGGTTTTCTTATGGTAATCTCGGTTGATTCTGTTAAACGTGAGCTTCTTGAAGAAAATACTCCAAAGTGTTCCAAAAGTTCGTCTTCCAAGCAGAGTTCTGGTTCAACCAGCCGTAAACACAAAGGAAAGCCCGGGAATATGAAAAAGCCAACCCCTGAGGCTAAATCGGATAGAAACATAAATTTGTCCGCCAAG AAAGATCAAGCTAAGTTGGAATCTCACAAAAACAAAGATGCGGTAGAATGCAAGAAAGCTCCTACATCATCAACAATGATCAATTGTTCTAAGGCCTCTGCAGCAAATATG tatcaGGAAGCTGTCCCAGGATTGGTTGCCGACAAAGGAAGAGCTAAAAAGAAAAGGAGAGACAAGAATAAGAATAAGAATAAAAAGTGTACAAGTTTGGAAAACACCAGGGTAGTGAATGAGTCCGTATTGAATAGTTCAGCCATCGAAAAAGCTCCCGAATGTGAATCAAATCGTACTTCTGCCAATCAGCTTCCTCAGGAGCATATAGATGCTAAGAGTATTGGAGTTATCTGTGATAGGAATGGTTCAAGGGAAGGTGCATCTGGGAATGATGCAGTTAAATGTGAGAATTCTGGAGAGGAAGAATTGAACGGAAAAGCTGGAACGTGTGTGATTTCATCAGTTTTGACTTCTACAGATTCTGCCGGTACTTCAAGCTGTGATAACGTGAACTCTCAAAAGTCTTGCTGTCCAGGTGAACGTAAAGACATATTGTCATCATCTAATGGACGATCCAGAACTACTCTGGAGGAAGGGGAATCCCAGCGGATCCACCATCAGAGAAGAGAAGCAGCAGGCTATGGTATTGCCTCCAGCAGTTCAGAATTTGTTTCTTATGAGTGGCCTGCTATAGCACCCATGTACTTTCCACATCTTAATTCTCACCTTCCAACTGCCACTGATAGACTGCACCTTGATGTTGGTCACAATTTGCATGCATATGTACGCCAACCTTTTGTGTCAACTGTTCATCATGCTAGGAATCCTTCTATTGAAGGTACCCACAAACAAGTTCTTCCTCGACCCATGCCCATGAGTCTAGATTGGCCTCCCATGGTTCATAGCAATTGCGGCTTGACAACAGCATTCACTTGCAATTATGATTCTGGAATTCTTGTGGACATTCCTGAACAGAAAAATAAGCCCGAGCTAGGGAATGAATGCGAGAATAATTGGATGTTGGAGGAAGATTTTGAGATGCACACTGTTTCTGGAGTAGACTATAATCAATATTTCGGTGGTGGAGTGATGTATTGGAATCCTTCTGAACATCTAGGGACTGGCTTTTCTCGCCCTCCGTCCCTTAGTTCTGATGATAGCTCTTGGGCTTGGCATGAAGCTGAAATGAAGAGGTCGGTTGATGACATGGTTGCGTTTTCGTCTTCTTACAGCGCAAATGGACTAGCTTCTCCAACTTCGGCATCCTTCTGTTCCCCTTTTGATCCCTTAGGCCCGGCAAACCAGCCTCTTGGTTATGTTGTGCCAGGTAATGAGATATCTACTAAAGTACTGCAAGCTCCCCCAACAACAAGTGAAGCTGCTGCAGGTGAAGAGGAGGTCTCTGGAACTTTGACTAGTTTATCTGGGGATGTTGAAGGAAATTCTGGAGACTCGTTTCCTTATCCGATTTTGCGGCCTATCATCATCCCAAATATGTCGAAATCTGAATACAAGCGTAGTTATGATACCATAAGCCCAAATGTTCCACCTACAAGGCGCGAGCATCCTCGTATAAAGCGACCACCATCACCTGTAGTACTATGTGTTCCACGTGCTCCTCGTCCACCACCACCTTCACCTGTGAGCAACTCCAGAGCACGGCGAGGTTTTCCAACTGTGAGGTCTGGAAGTTCAAGCCCAAGACATTGGGGTATGAGAGGCTGGTTTCATGACGGTGTAAACTGGGAAGAACCTTGTGGAGCCGAGGTTGTTTTACCCTGGAGGAACAAAAGCCTTGCAGTCAGGCCAATCATTCAACCTCTACCTGGGGCCCTCCTTCAAGATCACTTAATTGCAATGTCGCAACTAGGCCGAGACCAGGAGCAT CCTGATGTGGCCTTCCCTTTGCAACCACCCGAGTTATTGAACTGTCCAACGCAAGGGGAATCTCAATCATTGATACACGGTCGTCTGAATGACGAGATAGATTCTTTCTGCAAGCAG GTTGCTGCAGAGAATATGTCCCGCAAACCTTATATCAATTGGGCAATCAAGCGGGTTACCAGATCTCTCCAAGTTCTGTGGCCCAGGTCTAGGACGAACATATTTGGCTCATCTGCAACTGGTTTGGCCCTCCCTTCGAGTGATGTGGACCTTGTGGTTTGTCTTCCTCCAGTGAGAAACTTG GAACCTATCAAAGAGGCAGGAATTTTGGAGGGTCGCAATGGTATAAAGGAGACATGCCTTCAG CATGCAGCCAGGTATCTCGCTAATCAAGAGTGGGTAAAAACTGACTCTCTGAAGGCGGTTGAAAATACAGCA ATACCAATTATTATGCTTGTTGTGGAAGTCCCTTGTGATCTGGTATGCAGTATACAGTCACCAAAAGATGGCCCGGACTGTATCACCGTTGACCAAGACAGCAATAGTAACACTGATATGGTTGGATTTGAAGACTCTGCAGCAGCAAACTCTTTACCGACAAAGGCTGGAAACATGGCAAATGCAAAATGTGTCCGTCTTGACATCAGTTTCAAAACGCCATCGCATACGGGTCTTCAAACCACACAATTG GTGAAAGATCTGACAGAGCAATTTCCAGCTGCCACACCACTTGCTTTGGTGTTAAAGCAGTTTTTGGCTGATCGTACCCTGGATCAATCATACTCCGGTGGATTAAGCTCTTATTGCCTG GTCTTACTGATTACACGTTTTCTTCAGCATGAGCATCATCTGGGGCGCTCTATCAACCAA AACATTGGGCGGCTTCTAATGgattttctttacttttttgG TAATGTTTTTGATCCTCGGCAGATGCGTGTCTCAGTGCAAGGAAGTGGTATCTATAGGAATCGGGAGAGGGGTCATAG TATTGATCCGATACACATCGATGACCCTCTTTTTCCAACAAATAATGTCGGGAGAAATTGCTTCCGTATACATCAATGTATTAAG GCATTTTCTGAAGCGTACTCTGTTTTGGAGAATGAGCTCACATGCATTACTAGTTCTAGTGATTCGTGCGAAAAACAGCTATACAAGTTACTTCCAAAAATCATCCCAAGTATCATTTCAGCATAG
- the LOC103858376 gene encoding uncharacterized protein LOC103858376 isoform X2, whose translation MEKRHLSSKFSSSMAQNQLIDSLTSHIALYHSNSSSSSSSIANNPRSAILRWFSSLSVHQRLSHLTFVDPKFVKILLQMLGYIRTKGHGSFIILPDLPSLDLPSLCFKKSRGLISRVALSNASERSLFDSTRLFGSKQGEDCSCSLDSVVMAEELLANVDHFVETMDALSSGSFLRGEETDLGSSDWVELEWLKAKGYYTMEAFIANRLEVSLRLAWLNTSNGKKRGMKLREKLNAAAAAANAYWRTKACVDWWQNLEAATHKKIWTCLLAKSAKSVIYEILREANQASEGEMWLFSFGARECPSDMLLESRRPNAIASNLSALYVLQEFASLLVLCQNGLLSVQSVFFSSLASLPTLVDCILRKLRGFLMVISVDSVKRELLEENTPKCSKSSSSKQSSGSTSRKHKGKPGNMKKPTPEAKSDRNINLSAKKDQAKLESHKNKDAVECKKAPTSSTMINCSKASAANMEAVPGLVADKGRAKKKRRDKNKNKNKKCTSLENTRVVNESVLNSSAIEKAPECESNRTSANQLPQEHIDAKSIGVICDRNGSREGASGNDAVKCENSGEEELNGKAGTCVISSVLTSTDSAGTSSCDNVNSQKSCCPGERKDILSSSNGRSRTTLEEGESQRIHHQRREAAGYGIASSSSEFVSYEWPAIAPMYFPHLNSHLPTATDRLHLDVGHNLHAYVRQPFVSTVHHARNPSIEGTHKQVLPRPMPMSLDWPPMVHSNCGLTTAFTCNYDSGILVDIPEQKNKPELGNECENNWMLEEDFEMHTVSGVDYNQYFGGGVMYWNPSEHLGTGFSRPPSLSSDDSSWAWHEAEMKRSVDDMVAFSSSYSANGLASPTSASFCSPFDPLGPANQPLGYVVPGNEISTKVLQAPPTTSEAAAGEEEVSGTLTSLSGDVEGNSGDSFPYPILRPIIIPNMSKSEYKRSYDTISPNVPPTRREHPRIKRPPSPVVLCVPRAPRPPPPSPVSNSRARRGFPTVRSGSSSPRHWGMRGWFHDGVNWEEPCGAEVVLPWRNKSLAVRPIIQPLPGALLQDHLIAMSQLGRDQEHPDVAFPLQPPELLNCPTQGESQSLIHGRLNDEIDSFCKQVAAENMSRKPYINWAIKRVTRSLQVLWPRSRTNIFGSSATGLALPSSDVDLVVCLPPVRNLEPIKEAGILEGRNGIKETCLQHAARYLANQEWVKTDSLKAVENTAIPIIMLVVEVPCDLVCSIQSPKDGPDCITVDQDSNSNTDMVGFEDSAAANSLPTKAGNMANAKCVRLDISFKTPSHTGLQTTQLVKDLTEQFPAATPLALVLKQFLADRTLDQSYSGGLSSYCLVLLITRFLQHEHHLGRSINQNIGRLLMDFLYFFGNVFDPRQMRVSVQGSGIYRNRERGHSIDPIHIDDPLFPTNNVGRNCFRIHQCIKAFSEAYSVLENELTCITSSSDSCEKQLYKLLPKIIPSIISA comes from the exons ATGGAAAAACGCCATCTCTCTTCCAAATTCTCCTCTTCCATGGCCCAGAATCAACTTATCGATTCCCTCACATCTCACATCGCCCTCTACCACTCCaattcttcttcctcctcctcctcaatAGCTAATAATCCTAGGTCAGCGATCCTCCGATGGTTCTCTTCTCTGAGCGTCCACCAGCGCCTCTCTCACCTCACCTTCGTGGATCCCAAGTTCGTCAAAATTCTGCTCCAGATGCTCGGCTATATCCGCACCAAGGGCCACGGCTCCTTCATCATCCTCCCAGACCTCCCTTCCCTCGACCTTCCCAGTCTCTGCTTCAAGAAGTCTCGTGGATTGATCTCCCGCGTTGCCCTCTCCAACGCCTCCGAGCGTTCCCTCTTCGACTCCACTCGTCTCTTCGGTTCGAAACAAGGGGAGGATTGCTCTTGCTCCCTCGACTCCGTCGTCATGGCCGAGGAGCTTCTTGCGAACGTGGATCACTTCGTGGAGACTATGGACGCTTTATCCAGTGGCTCATTTTTGAGAGGGGAAGAGACTGATCTCGGCTCCTCCGATTGGGTTGAGCTGGAGTGGCTCAAAGCCAAGGGATATTATACCATGGAAGCCTTCATCGCTAATAGGTTAGAGGTAAGCTTGAGATTAGCTTGGTTGAACACCTCCAATGGGAAGAAAAGAGGAATGAAACTCAGAGAGAAATTGAACGCTGCTGCTGCGGCTGCTAATGCTTACTGGAGGACTAAAGCATGTGTTGACTGGTGGCAGAATCTGGAGGCCGCCACACACAAGAAAATCTGGACCTGCTTGCTCGCCAAGTCGGCAAAGTCTGTG ATATATGAGATTCTTAGAGAAGCAAATCAAGCATCCGAGGGAGAAATGTGGCTCTTCAGTTTTGGTGCAAGGGAATGCCCTTCTGACATGCTTTTGGAATCAAGGAGACCTAATGCCATTGCCAGTAATCTAAGTGCCTTATACGTGCTTCAAGAATTTGCTTCATTACTCGTCTTATGTCAAAATGGCTTACTTTCAGTACAAAGTGTATTCTTCAGCTCATTGGCTTCTCTCCCAACCTTGGTTGATTGTATATTAAGAAAACTGCGGGGTTTTCTTATGGTAATCTCGGTTGATTCTGTTAAACGTGAGCTTCTTGAAGAAAATACTCCAAAGTGTTCCAAAAGTTCGTCTTCCAAGCAGAGTTCTGGTTCAACCAGCCGTAAACACAAAGGAAAGCCCGGGAATATGAAAAAGCCAACCCCTGAGGCTAAATCGGATAGAAACATAAATTTGTCCGCCAAG AAAGATCAAGCTAAGTTGGAATCTCACAAAAACAAAGATGCGGTAGAATGCAAGAAAGCTCCTACATCATCAACAATGATCAATTGTTCTAAGGCCTCTGCAGCAAATATG GAAGCTGTCCCAGGATTGGTTGCCGACAAAGGAAGAGCTAAAAAGAAAAGGAGAGACAAGAATAAGAATAAGAATAAAAAGTGTACAAGTTTGGAAAACACCAGGGTAGTGAATGAGTCCGTATTGAATAGTTCAGCCATCGAAAAAGCTCCCGAATGTGAATCAAATCGTACTTCTGCCAATCAGCTTCCTCAGGAGCATATAGATGCTAAGAGTATTGGAGTTATCTGTGATAGGAATGGTTCAAGGGAAGGTGCATCTGGGAATGATGCAGTTAAATGTGAGAATTCTGGAGAGGAAGAATTGAACGGAAAAGCTGGAACGTGTGTGATTTCATCAGTTTTGACTTCTACAGATTCTGCCGGTACTTCAAGCTGTGATAACGTGAACTCTCAAAAGTCTTGCTGTCCAGGTGAACGTAAAGACATATTGTCATCATCTAATGGACGATCCAGAACTACTCTGGAGGAAGGGGAATCCCAGCGGATCCACCATCAGAGAAGAGAAGCAGCAGGCTATGGTATTGCCTCCAGCAGTTCAGAATTTGTTTCTTATGAGTGGCCTGCTATAGCACCCATGTACTTTCCACATCTTAATTCTCACCTTCCAACTGCCACTGATAGACTGCACCTTGATGTTGGTCACAATTTGCATGCATATGTACGCCAACCTTTTGTGTCAACTGTTCATCATGCTAGGAATCCTTCTATTGAAGGTACCCACAAACAAGTTCTTCCTCGACCCATGCCCATGAGTCTAGATTGGCCTCCCATGGTTCATAGCAATTGCGGCTTGACAACAGCATTCACTTGCAATTATGATTCTGGAATTCTTGTGGACATTCCTGAACAGAAAAATAAGCCCGAGCTAGGGAATGAATGCGAGAATAATTGGATGTTGGAGGAAGATTTTGAGATGCACACTGTTTCTGGAGTAGACTATAATCAATATTTCGGTGGTGGAGTGATGTATTGGAATCCTTCTGAACATCTAGGGACTGGCTTTTCTCGCCCTCCGTCCCTTAGTTCTGATGATAGCTCTTGGGCTTGGCATGAAGCTGAAATGAAGAGGTCGGTTGATGACATGGTTGCGTTTTCGTCTTCTTACAGCGCAAATGGACTAGCTTCTCCAACTTCGGCATCCTTCTGTTCCCCTTTTGATCCCTTAGGCCCGGCAAACCAGCCTCTTGGTTATGTTGTGCCAGGTAATGAGATATCTACTAAAGTACTGCAAGCTCCCCCAACAACAAGTGAAGCTGCTGCAGGTGAAGAGGAGGTCTCTGGAACTTTGACTAGTTTATCTGGGGATGTTGAAGGAAATTCTGGAGACTCGTTTCCTTATCCGATTTTGCGGCCTATCATCATCCCAAATATGTCGAAATCTGAATACAAGCGTAGTTATGATACCATAAGCCCAAATGTTCCACCTACAAGGCGCGAGCATCCTCGTATAAAGCGACCACCATCACCTGTAGTACTATGTGTTCCACGTGCTCCTCGTCCACCACCACCTTCACCTGTGAGCAACTCCAGAGCACGGCGAGGTTTTCCAACTGTGAGGTCTGGAAGTTCAAGCCCAAGACATTGGGGTATGAGAGGCTGGTTTCATGACGGTGTAAACTGGGAAGAACCTTGTGGAGCCGAGGTTGTTTTACCCTGGAGGAACAAAAGCCTTGCAGTCAGGCCAATCATTCAACCTCTACCTGGGGCCCTCCTTCAAGATCACTTAATTGCAATGTCGCAACTAGGCCGAGACCAGGAGCAT CCTGATGTGGCCTTCCCTTTGCAACCACCCGAGTTATTGAACTGTCCAACGCAAGGGGAATCTCAATCATTGATACACGGTCGTCTGAATGACGAGATAGATTCTTTCTGCAAGCAG GTTGCTGCAGAGAATATGTCCCGCAAACCTTATATCAATTGGGCAATCAAGCGGGTTACCAGATCTCTCCAAGTTCTGTGGCCCAGGTCTAGGACGAACATATTTGGCTCATCTGCAACTGGTTTGGCCCTCCCTTCGAGTGATGTGGACCTTGTGGTTTGTCTTCCTCCAGTGAGAAACTTG GAACCTATCAAAGAGGCAGGAATTTTGGAGGGTCGCAATGGTATAAAGGAGACATGCCTTCAG CATGCAGCCAGGTATCTCGCTAATCAAGAGTGGGTAAAAACTGACTCTCTGAAGGCGGTTGAAAATACAGCA ATACCAATTATTATGCTTGTTGTGGAAGTCCCTTGTGATCTGGTATGCAGTATACAGTCACCAAAAGATGGCCCGGACTGTATCACCGTTGACCAAGACAGCAATAGTAACACTGATATGGTTGGATTTGAAGACTCTGCAGCAGCAAACTCTTTACCGACAAAGGCTGGAAACATGGCAAATGCAAAATGTGTCCGTCTTGACATCAGTTTCAAAACGCCATCGCATACGGGTCTTCAAACCACACAATTG GTGAAAGATCTGACAGAGCAATTTCCAGCTGCCACACCACTTGCTTTGGTGTTAAAGCAGTTTTTGGCTGATCGTACCCTGGATCAATCATACTCCGGTGGATTAAGCTCTTATTGCCTG GTCTTACTGATTACACGTTTTCTTCAGCATGAGCATCATCTGGGGCGCTCTATCAACCAA AACATTGGGCGGCTTCTAATGgattttctttacttttttgG TAATGTTTTTGATCCTCGGCAGATGCGTGTCTCAGTGCAAGGAAGTGGTATCTATAGGAATCGGGAGAGGGGTCATAG TATTGATCCGATACACATCGATGACCCTCTTTTTCCAACAAATAATGTCGGGAGAAATTGCTTCCGTATACATCAATGTATTAAG GCATTTTCTGAAGCGTACTCTGTTTTGGAGAATGAGCTCACATGCATTACTAGTTCTAGTGATTCGTGCGAAAAACAGCTATACAAGTTACTTCCAAAAATCATCCCAAGTATCATTTCAGCATAG